In Betaproteobacteria bacterium, a genomic segment contains:
- a CDS encoding STAS domain-containing protein, giving the protein MLAIEYGAQGMVVITGRLDAAQCPAAQSFLDKVQGKVTLDCSGLEYISSAGLGVLLKTQKRLIASAGKLRLAGVNRHLQDIFQYSGFDQIFEIEPAP; this is encoded by the coding sequence ATGCTGGCAATCGAATATGGCGCGCAGGGGATGGTCGTCATCACCGGGCGGCTGGACGCCGCGCAGTGCCCGGCGGCCCAGTCGTTCCTCGACAAGGTCCAGGGCAAGGTCACGCTGGACTGCAGCGGCCTCGAATACATCTCGAGCGCCGGCCTCGGCGTGCTCCTGAAGACCCAGAAGCGGCTCATCGCCTCCGCGGGCAAGCTGCGCCTGGCCGGCGTGAACCGGCACCTCCAGGACATCTTCCAGTACTCCGGTTTCGACCAGATCTTCGAGATCGAGCCCGCGCCCTAG
- a CDS encoding sigma-70 family RNA polymerase sigma factor, protein MDKDPDQTLVEGCRNGDRAAFGALVARYQRPIYNAAYRVLGNADDAADTAQAVFLKVAEKLDDYDPQYKFFSWLYRIAVNESLNLLRRNKREDPLDEEVELPGAESANPEWQLNEAQLSRRVQGALMRLKADDRVVITLRHFSECSYREIGVILELDERTVKSRLFEARSRLKGMLKDLQDH, encoded by the coding sequence GTGGACAAGGACCCCGACCAGACACTGGTGGAAGGTTGCCGTAACGGCGACCGGGCGGCATTCGGGGCGCTGGTGGCGCGTTACCAGCGGCCAATCTACAACGCCGCCTACCGTGTGCTCGGCAATGCCGACGACGCGGCCGACACCGCCCAGGCCGTGTTCCTCAAGGTGGCGGAGAAGCTGGACGATTACGACCCGCAGTACAAGTTCTTCAGCTGGCTGTACCGGATCGCGGTCAACGAGTCGCTGAACCTGCTGCGCCGCAACAAGCGGGAGGATCCGCTCGACGAGGAAGTGGAACTTCCGGGGGCCGAGAGCGCCAACCCGGAATGGCAACTGAACGAGGCGCAGCTTTCGCGGCGCGTGCAGGGAGCGTTGATGCGGCTCAAGGCGGACGACCGGGTGGTGATCACGCTGCGGCACTTTTCCGAGTGCAGCTATCGGGAGATCGGCGTCATCCTCGAGCTGGACGAACGGACGGTCAAGTCGCGCCTTTTCGAGGCGAGGAGCCGGTTGAAGGGGATGCTCAAGGACCTGCAGGACCACTGA
- a CDS encoding tripartite tricarboxylate transporter substrate binding protein: protein MVSKRLLAALAALAIPFAAWAQGIYPDRPIKLIVPFAPGGVTDTSARLIAEGLSKRLGQQVVVENKPGASGNIGTQTVAIASPDGYTLVLAFDGTMVINPHVFTNIPFDTLKDFAPVGKIGDATLIIVAHPSFPGKTLQEMIEISKKDPKGTSYGTSGIGGTPHIAGELLNLRTGSKLVHVPYKGGGQAMSDALGGNIPLVYTAVAGAINHVKAGKLNAIAVSSRTRSPSLPDTPTFIESGVPDFEVSSWVGILAPAKTPRPVVDKLNRELNALLSTPEVIERLAKLGIVATPGTPEKFGEQMKSDLAKYGPVVKAAGIKAD from the coding sequence ATGGTCTCGAAACGCCTGCTCGCCGCCCTTGCCGCGCTCGCCATTCCATTCGCCGCATGGGCGCAGGGCATCTATCCCGACCGCCCGATCAAGCTGATCGTGCCCTTCGCCCCCGGCGGCGTCACGGACACGAGCGCGCGACTCATCGCCGAAGGGCTGTCGAAGCGGCTCGGCCAGCAGGTCGTCGTGGAGAACAAGCCCGGCGCCTCGGGAAACATCGGCACGCAAACGGTGGCGATCGCCTCGCCCGACGGCTACACGCTGGTGCTCGCTTTCGACGGCACCATGGTCATCAACCCGCACGTCTTCACGAACATTCCGTTCGACACCCTCAAGGACTTCGCTCCCGTGGGCAAGATCGGGGATGCGACGCTCATCATCGTGGCGCACCCGTCCTTCCCGGGCAAGACGCTGCAGGAGATGATCGAGATCTCGAAGAAGGATCCGAAGGGCACTTCCTACGGCACCTCCGGCATCGGCGGCACGCCGCACATCGCGGGCGAGCTCCTCAACCTGCGCACCGGCTCGAAGCTGGTGCACGTGCCCTACAAGGGCGGCGGGCAGGCGATGAGCGACGCGCTCGGCGGCAACATCCCGCTCGTGTACACGGCGGTGGCCGGCGCGATCAACCACGTGAAGGCCGGAAAATTGAACGCCATCGCGGTGTCCTCGCGCACGCGCTCGCCGTCGCTGCCGGACACGCCGACCTTCATCGAGTCGGGCGTGCCCGATTTCGAGGTCAGCTCGTGGGTGGGGATCCTCGCACCGGCGAAAACGCCGCGGCCCGTGGTGGACAAGCTCAACCGCGAGCTGAACGCGCTCCTGTCCACCCCTGAAGTCATCGAACGGCTCGCGAAACTGGGCATCGTGGCGACGCCCGGCACGCCGGAAAAATTCGGCGAGCAGATGAAATCCGACCTGGCGAAGTACGGCCCGGTGGTGAAGGCCGCGGGGATCAAGGCCGACTGA
- a CDS encoding GGDEF domain-containing protein: protein MDEQTAQAVLALLSGLDSVSAARISREGRLVGARGFLAEILPHADASRCFCVPPWAQLQEGTGGDDRAPLYQGSLTLAGERGVEHVLKGSLWRDGTGVLLVAERPGDDIEHLSKATVRLSNELAAARRELSDARGDLTDRDEKVRVMSFVDGITGLGNQRAFNQALASEVLRAERYGDPLCLVLASIDALEGVAGHFGDDRADDVLRCFARVVCNETRKTDQACRIGANRFMLLLTHTPPQRAAAVTERIRVAFAAASPGMVATTVTASFGHADWKAGDDVASLTERVEKALVAARAAGGDRVEAA from the coding sequence ATGGACGAACAGACCGCACAGGCAGTCCTCGCCCTGCTCTCGGGGCTGGATTCCGTATCCGCCGCGAGAATCTCGCGCGAGGGGCGACTCGTCGGCGCCCGGGGGTTCCTCGCCGAGATCCTTCCCCACGCCGATGCCTCCCGTTGCTTTTGCGTTCCGCCCTGGGCGCAGTTGCAGGAAGGTACGGGCGGTGATGACAGGGCCCCGCTTTACCAGGGTTCGCTCACGCTCGCGGGCGAGCGCGGCGTCGAGCATGTGCTGAAAGGCTCCCTGTGGCGCGACGGGACGGGCGTGCTGCTGGTCGCCGAGCGTCCCGGGGACGACATCGAGCACCTGAGCAAGGCCACGGTCCGGCTGTCCAACGAACTCGCCGCCGCCCGCCGGGAACTGAGCGACGCGAGGGGCGATCTCACCGACCGCGATGAAAAGGTGCGCGTGATGTCCTTCGTGGACGGCATCACCGGGCTGGGCAACCAGCGCGCATTCAACCAGGCGCTCGCCTCGGAAGTCCTGCGCGCCGAACGCTACGGCGACCCGCTGTGCCTCGTGCTGGCGTCGATCGACGCACTGGAGGGGGTCGCCGGGCATTTCGGCGACGACCGTGCCGACGACGTGTTGCGGTGTTTCGCGCGCGTGGTGTGCAACGAGACGCGCAAGACCGACCAGGCGTGCCGCATCGGCGCGAACCGCTTCATGCTGCTGCTCACGCATACGCCGCCGCAGCGGGCCGCCGCCGTGACCGAGCGGATTCGCGTGGCCTTCGCGGCAGCCTCGCCGGGCATGGTCGCGACGACGGTGACGGCGAGCTTCGGGCACGCGGACTGGAAGGCGGGCGACGATGTCGCCTCGCTCACCGAGCGCGTGGAAAAGGCATTGGTCGCCGCCCGCGCGGCAGGCGGCGATCGCGTGGAGGCGGCCTGA
- a CDS encoding isocitrate lyase/PEP mutase family protein — protein MTPLRQRLQARELLVAPGIFDMVSLRLANTFGFEALYMTGYGTVASHMGLPDAGLATYTDMVGRVKAFASQAAAPLIADGDTGYGGLLNVRHTVRGYEEAGASAIQLEDQEFPKKCGHTPGRRVIPMEDMVKKIKVAAESRSSRDFLIIARTDARTTLGLDEALRRGEAYAKAGADILFVESPESEEEMRAIGCAFDLPLVANMVEKGRTPVLTKAELESIGYRIAIFPVSALLAAIQAMAGVYGHLKATGSTQGCHAPLYDFADLSRLMGFQDIWDFDKNHAD, from the coding sequence ATGACCCCGCTCCGCCAACGGCTGCAGGCGCGCGAACTGCTCGTCGCGCCCGGCATCTTCGACATGGTGTCGCTGCGCCTTGCGAACACCTTCGGCTTCGAGGCCCTCTACATGACCGGCTACGGCACGGTCGCCTCGCACATGGGACTTCCCGACGCGGGGCTCGCGACATACACCGACATGGTGGGGCGCGTGAAGGCGTTCGCTTCCCAGGCCGCGGCTCCCCTCATCGCGGACGGCGACACGGGCTACGGCGGGCTCCTCAACGTGCGCCACACGGTGCGCGGTTACGAGGAAGCGGGGGCCTCGGCGATCCAGCTCGAGGACCAGGAGTTCCCCAAGAAATGCGGGCACACGCCGGGGCGGCGCGTGATCCCCATGGAGGACATGGTGAAGAAGATCAAGGTCGCCGCCGAATCACGGTCGTCCCGCGACTTCCTCATCATCGCCCGCACCGATGCGCGAACGACGCTCGGCCTGGACGAGGCGCTGCGGCGCGGGGAAGCCTATGCGAAGGCCGGGGCCGACATCCTCTTCGTCGAGTCGCCGGAGTCGGAAGAGGAAATGCGCGCCATCGGCTGCGCCTTCGACCTGCCGCTCGTGGCCAACATGGTCGAGAAGGGGCGCACGCCGGTGCTCACGAAGGCCGAGCTCGAATCGATCGGCTACCGGATTGCGATCTTTCCGGTGTCGGCGCTGCTCGCCGCGATCCAGGCCATGGCCGGCGTCTACGGCCACCTCAAGGCCACCGGCTCCACGCAGGGCTGCCACGCGCCGCTGTACGATTTCGCCGACCTGTCGCGGCTCATGGGCTTCCAGGACATCTGGGATTTCGACAAGAACCACGCGGACTGA
- a CDS encoding 23S rRNA (adenine(2030)-N(6))-methyltransferase RlmJ: protein MLSYRHGFHAGNHADVLKHVALLALLRILTRKDKPLVVLDTHAGAGMYSLEHGFAVRNAEFRDGIGALWERNDLPAPVADYLDQVRAVNADGVLRQYPGSPRIALGVLRPQDRLRLFELHSTEGKILAGQFAQDGRRVAVTVGDGFAGLKAVLPPQSRRGLALIDPSYELASDYRAVVDALRDGMQRFATGTYAVWYPLLQRREAIQLPDKLRQAVGVDWVDVALQVKAPSPAGLGLHGSGLFIVNPPWTFSEQMRGIMPWLTHALAQDATASFRLDARET, encoded by the coding sequence ATGCTGAGCTATCGCCACGGCTTTCATGCCGGCAACCACGCCGATGTCCTGAAGCACGTCGCATTGCTAGCGCTATTGCGTATTCTCACTCGCAAGGACAAGCCGCTCGTCGTGCTCGACACCCACGCTGGCGCCGGCATGTATTCGCTCGAGCATGGCTTCGCGGTGAGGAACGCAGAATTCCGCGACGGCATCGGCGCGCTCTGGGAGCGCAACGATCTGCCGGCGCCGGTGGCCGATTATCTCGACCAGGTCCGCGCCGTGAACGCGGACGGCGTGCTGCGGCAATATCCCGGGTCACCCCGGATTGCACTGGGGGTGCTACGGCCTCAGGATCGCCTGCGACTGTTCGAGTTGCACAGCACCGAGGGGAAGATTCTCGCCGGGCAGTTTGCGCAGGACGGTCGTCGCGTGGCGGTGACCGTCGGGGACGGGTTCGCCGGCCTGAAGGCGGTGCTGCCGCCCCAGTCACGTCGCGGACTCGCATTGATCGATCCATCGTACGAGCTCGCGTCCGACTACCGGGCAGTCGTGGACGCGCTGCGCGACGGAATGCAGAGGTTCGCAACCGGCACTTACGCGGTGTGGTATCCGCTTCTTCAACGTCGCGAAGCCATCCAGCTGCCCGACAAGCTCCGGCAGGCGGTGGGCGTGGACTGGGTGGACGTCGCGCTGCAGGTGAAAGCGCCCTCGCCCGCAGGGCTGGGTCTCCACGGAAGCGGCCTGTTCATCGTCAATCCGCCGTGGACGTTTTCCGAACAGATGCGTGGCATCATGCCTTGGCTCACGCATGCGCTCGCGCAGGATGCGACCGCAAGTTTCCGGCTCGATGCACGCGAGACGTAG
- a CDS encoding aldo/keto reductase, whose protein sequence is MESKPPSGRRSILAGLAALACGAALPGAGRAASPAILRRPIPATGEQVPAIGMGTWLTFDVARGTERDARLPVLREFFAGGGALLDSSPMYGYAEAVLGELVPKARPAKVFNATKVWTPTRFLGVKQMEESFEHWGVKQFDLMQVHNMLDWETHLVTLKSWKSAGRIRYVGITTSHGRRHEALEAAMLRERFDFVQFSYSFADRSAERRLLAAAADRGAAVIINRPFDGGDLFGKVKGKPLPGWAAEIDCANWAQVFLKFVVSHPAVTCAIPATSNPAHMRENIGACSGRLPDAALRRRMSADFDRL, encoded by the coding sequence ATGGAATCGAAGCCCCCGTCCGGTCGTCGAAGCATCCTGGCAGGCCTCGCAGCGCTGGCGTGCGGAGCGGCGCTGCCGGGTGCCGGCCGTGCAGCCTCCCCGGCCATCCTCCGGCGCCCGATTCCCGCCACGGGCGAGCAAGTCCCCGCCATCGGCATGGGAACGTGGCTCACGTTCGACGTTGCCCGAGGCACCGAGCGAGATGCGCGCCTGCCCGTGCTGCGCGAGTTCTTCGCCGGAGGAGGCGCGCTGCTCGATTCCTCACCCATGTACGGCTACGCGGAGGCCGTGCTCGGCGAGCTGGTTCCCAAGGCGAGGCCTGCGAAGGTCTTCAACGCGACCAAGGTCTGGACGCCCACGCGCTTCCTGGGCGTGAAGCAGATGGAGGAGTCCTTCGAACACTGGGGCGTGAAGCAGTTCGACCTCATGCAGGTTCACAACATGCTCGACTGGGAGACGCACCTCGTCACCCTGAAATCATGGAAGTCCGCCGGACGCATCCGCTACGTCGGCATCACCACTTCGCACGGGCGCAGGCACGAGGCGCTCGAAGCCGCCATGTTGCGCGAGCGCTTCGACTTCGTGCAGTTCAGCTACAGTTTTGCCGACCGCAGCGCAGAACGGCGCCTGCTTGCCGCGGCGGCAGATCGGGGCGCGGCGGTCATCATCAATCGCCCGTTCGACGGCGGCGACCTGTTCGGGAAGGTGAAGGGCAAGCCCCTGCCCGGCTGGGCAGCGGAAATCGACTGCGCCAACTGGGCGCAGGTCTTCCTCAAGTTCGTGGTCTCGCATCCGGCCGTGACCTGCGCAATTCCCGCGACCTCGAACCCCGCGCACATGCGCGAGAATATCGGCGCCTGCAGTGGGCGTCTGCCCGATGCGGCATTGCGGCGGCGTATGTCCGCCGATTTCGACCGTCTCTAG
- a CDS encoding CBS domain-containing protein gives MIDRPVGDILKSKASPNLLSVAATATVAEAVALMDEKGLGSVLVRDASGSMAGIFTERDLMRRVVRQGRDPKTTAMSAVMTPDVRKVPASESILEVLRLMIEHGYRHMLISEGGKPAGVVSIRDLMHWLILPDAPIAHEGRRGEIRTRALDTVETLKQR, from the coding sequence ATGATCGATCGTCCGGTTGGCGACATCCTGAAGAGCAAGGCGAGTCCGAACCTGCTGTCCGTTGCCGCCACGGCCACGGTCGCGGAAGCCGTCGCCCTGATGGACGAAAAGGGGCTGGGCTCCGTCCTCGTCCGCGATGCGTCCGGGTCCATGGCAGGCATCTTCACCGAGCGCGACCTCATGCGCCGCGTCGTGCGCCAGGGCCGGGACCCCAAGACCACCGCGATGTCGGCGGTCATGACGCCCGATGTCCGCAAGGTGCCGGCCTCGGAGTCCATCTTGGAGGTGCTTCGTCTCATGATCGAGCACGGTTACCGGCATATGCTCATCTCGGAGGGCGGAAAGCCCGCTGGCGTGGTATCGATCCGCGACCTGATGCACTGGCTCATCCTCCCGGACGCCCCCATCGCGCACGAGGGGCGCCGGGGAGAGATCCGCACCCGGGCGCTCGACACGGTGGAGACCCTCAAGCAGCGATAG
- a CDS encoding gamma-glutamyltransferase family protein, with product MAATAHPLATRAALAMLDKGGSPIDAAIAAQMVLGLVEPQSSGLGGGTLVMNWDAASKRLASFDGLAAAPSRATASLRTDTDGKLLPSEPLQRSGRSVGVPGTLAVLAKVHARYGRLAWQEMFAPAIDLAENGFPMPRYLHSILAQPGAASNHPDMLSLYFAADGRPHPVGATIRNPAYAKTLRRIALGGPAAFLAGDGAKAIVASAQRGFKPTLMTGEDLLDYRAAERDPVCAPFLAYRVCTMAPPSFGGLFVLQVLQMVEARAGGRFDFDDAAFAHLYAEAGKLAQADRRRFVGDPDFVKVPVAELVNANYVRSRAAAIDPARAAKDVKPGSPAVQVASHTPDDGDPVSATSQMAIADRQGNAISITTTINLNFGSRLMVDGFVLNNALTNFSAAPKPGETIANQMAPRKRPVTSMAPTIVFDRDGLPVVVGGSAGGGPIVDYIAMSLIEMLANGRTPAEALARGHVTTAIPGKVQLESGTPATALAPALAAKGHTVEEARLLSGLGFLKRTREGWIGAADPRRDGVAMGQ from the coding sequence ATGGCGGCCACGGCGCACCCCCTGGCCACGCGCGCCGCGCTCGCGATGCTGGACAAGGGCGGCTCGCCCATCGATGCGGCCATCGCCGCGCAGATGGTGCTGGGCCTGGTGGAGCCGCAGTCCTCGGGGTTGGGCGGCGGCACGCTGGTGATGAACTGGGATGCGGCCTCGAAGCGGCTCGCCTCCTTCGACGGCCTGGCTGCCGCCCCGTCGCGCGCCACCGCAAGCCTGCGCACCGATACCGATGGCAAGCTTCTCCCGAGCGAGCCTTTGCAGCGCAGCGGCCGCAGCGTGGGCGTGCCGGGCACGCTTGCCGTCCTCGCCAAGGTGCACGCGCGCTACGGCAGGCTTGCGTGGCAGGAGATGTTCGCGCCCGCCATCGACCTGGCGGAGAACGGCTTTCCCATGCCGCGCTACCTGCACTCGATCCTGGCGCAGCCCGGCGCGGCATCGAATCATCCCGACATGCTTTCGCTCTACTTCGCCGCAGACGGCCGGCCCCACCCGGTCGGCGCGACGATCCGGAATCCCGCGTACGCGAAGACCCTGCGGCGAATCGCCCTCGGCGGCCCGGCGGCTTTCCTCGCGGGCGACGGCGCGAAGGCGATCGTCGCGTCGGCGCAGCGCGGCTTCAAGCCGACGCTCATGACCGGCGAGGACCTCCTCGACTACCGCGCCGCCGAGCGCGATCCGGTCTGCGCGCCTTTCCTCGCCTATCGTGTCTGCACCATGGCGCCGCCCTCCTTCGGCGGATTGTTCGTGCTGCAGGTGCTGCAGATGGTGGAGGCGCGCGCCGGCGGACGCTTCGACTTCGACGATGCGGCCTTCGCGCACCTGTACGCGGAAGCCGGAAAACTCGCGCAGGCCGATCGCCGCCGGTTCGTGGGAGATCCCGATTTCGTGAAGGTGCCCGTGGCCGAACTCGTCAACGCGAACTATGTCCGCTCGCGCGCCGCCGCCATCGACCCGGCGCGGGCCGCGAAGGACGTGAAGCCGGGATCCCCCGCCGTGCAAGTCGCCTCGCACACGCCCGACGACGGCGATCCCGTATCCGCCACGAGCCAGATGGCCATCGCCGACCGCCAAGGCAATGCGATCTCGATCACCACCACGATCAACCTCAACTTCGGCTCGCGCCTGATGGTGGACGGCTTCGTCCTCAACAACGCCTTGACCAACTTCTCCGCCGCGCCGAAGCCGGGCGAGACGATCGCCAACCAGATGGCGCCGCGCAAGCGGCCCGTGACGTCCATGGCCCCCACCATCGTCTTCGACCGCGACGGCCTGCCCGTGGTCGTGGGTGGCTCCGCGGGCGGCGGCCCCATCGTGGATTACATCGCCATGAGCCTCATCGAGATGCTCGCCAACGGGCGCACGCCGGCCGAGGCGCTGGCACGCGGGCACGTCACGACGGCCATCCCCGGCAAGGTGCAACTGGAATCCGGCACGCCTGCAACCGCGCTCGCCCCCGCCCTCGCGGCCAAGGGGCACACGGTAGAGGAAGCAAGGCTCCTGAGCGGCCTCGGTTTCCTCAAGCGCACACGCGAAGGCTGGATCGGCGCCGCCGATCCGCGGCGGGACGGCGTGGCCATGGGACAATGA
- a CDS encoding SpoIIE family protein phosphatase, whose amino-acid sequence MSARPHQRGLSARDMEAILAVTSKLAAPFDLLTMLAEVVSAAKQVLQADGGSVWLYDPATDELILEVATGIEPLRVPAGTGIVGACARDRQIINVPDCYADHRFNPDVDRRSGYRTRCMLTLPLVDHKDVLVGVMQVLNKADGVFDADDEVLATALAAQCAVALQRVRMTAALIEGEKMRQELEMARIVQMSTLPSRMPLVPGYDVFGMCQPAGLTGGDTFDLAIIDQGLLAVLGDATGHGMGPALSVTQMQAMLRMAFRLGADLETAFTQVNNQLADTLPDDRFITAFIGLLDVSAHRIRFHSGGQGPILHFHAATGDCTRYKPTSFPLAAMPLAALRPAVSLEMQPGDILVLLSDGIYEYHDAVNEEFGEERVREIVRAHHGKSTAELSGILLDSVQGFARDAPQDDDMTVVLVKREARA is encoded by the coding sequence ATGAGCGCACGGCCCCACCAGCGCGGCCTTTCCGCACGGGACATGGAAGCGATCCTCGCGGTCACCAGCAAGCTGGCGGCCCCGTTCGACCTGCTCACCATGCTCGCCGAGGTGGTGAGCGCCGCCAAGCAGGTCCTGCAGGCGGACGGCGGCTCGGTGTGGCTGTACGACCCGGCCACCGACGAGCTCATCCTCGAGGTAGCCACCGGCATCGAGCCGCTGCGCGTTCCCGCCGGCACGGGCATCGTGGGCGCCTGCGCGCGCGACCGGCAGATCATCAATGTTCCGGACTGCTACGCCGACCACCGTTTCAACCCGGACGTGGACAGGCGCTCGGGCTACCGAACGCGCTGCATGCTGACGCTGCCGCTGGTGGACCACAAGGATGTCCTCGTGGGCGTGATGCAGGTGCTCAACAAGGCCGATGGCGTCTTCGACGCGGATGACGAGGTGCTCGCCACGGCGCTGGCGGCCCAGTGCGCCGTGGCGCTGCAGCGGGTGCGCATGACCGCGGCCCTCATCGAGGGCGAGAAGATGCGCCAGGAGCTGGAGATGGCCCGCATCGTGCAGATGAGCACCCTGCCCTCGCGCATGCCGTTGGTGCCCGGCTACGACGTGTTCGGCATGTGCCAGCCCGCAGGGCTCACCGGCGGCGACACCTTCGACCTCGCGATCATTGACCAGGGACTGCTCGCCGTCCTGGGCGACGCCACCGGCCACGGCATGGGCCCGGCGCTGTCCGTCACGCAGATGCAGGCGATGCTGCGCATGGCGTTCCGGCTGGGGGCCGACCTGGAAACGGCGTTCACGCAGGTGAACAACCAGCTCGCCGACACGCTGCCGGACGACCGCTTCATCACCGCCTTCATCGGCTTGCTGGACGTGTCCGCCCACCGGATCCGCTTTCACAGCGGCGGGCAGGGGCCGATCCTGCACTTCCATGCGGCCACCGGGGATTGCACGCGCTACAAGCCCACCAGTTTTCCGCTGGCGGCGATGCCGCTTGCTGCGCTTCGGCCCGCGGTGTCGCTCGAGATGCAGCCCGGCGATATCCTGGTGCTGCTCTCCGACGGCATCTACGAGTACCACGATGCGGTGAACGAGGAGTTCGGCGAGGAGCGTGTCCGGGAGATCGTCCGCGCCCATCATGGCAAGTCCACGGCGGAACTTTCGGGCATCCTGCTCGACTCGGTGCAGGGCTTCGCCCGCGATGCCCCGCAGGACGACGACATGACCGTGGTGCTGGTCAAGCGCGAGGCCCGGGCATGA
- a CDS encoding ATP-binding protein: MNAVRSFGRSFDSIGRIFEFTSGYFARQGVDPRLLPSVDLVVEELFTNMVKYGAAADPGTEVRIEMAKVEGGIEVTLTDFGVEPFDVTQAPDANIDLPIEQRRPGGLGLHLIRRLVDSWGYEYRKETRESRITFRKTLAGKPAPGSAPTTGEA; encoded by the coding sequence ATGAACGCCGTCCGCAGTTTCGGGCGCAGCTTCGACTCCATCGGCAGGATCTTCGAGTTCACCTCCGGCTACTTCGCCCGCCAGGGGGTGGACCCGCGGCTCCTGCCCTCCGTGGACCTGGTGGTGGAAGAGTTGTTCACGAACATGGTGAAATACGGCGCGGCGGCCGATCCGGGCACCGAGGTGAGGATCGAAATGGCGAAAGTGGAAGGCGGCATCGAGGTGACGCTGACCGATTTCGGCGTCGAGCCCTTCGATGTCACGCAGGCGCCCGACGCGAACATCGACCTGCCCATCGAGCAGAGAAGGCCCGGGGGCCTGGGGTTGCACCTCATCCGGCGGCTGGTGGATTCGTGGGGCTACGAATACCGGAAGGAAACGCGCGAAAGCCGGATCACTTTCCGGAAAACACTGGCGGGAAAGCCGGCGCCGGGCAGTGCTCCAACGACAGGGGAAGCGTGA
- a CDS encoding PrsW family intramembrane metalloprotease gives MHREALMPALVGLLPVLSFLAALLVLDSYKLVKLRAVVAVVAGGALVAMASYFLSDRLLDLTGIGFRPFTRYVSPLTEEFLKALVVVALVRSHRVGFLVDAAIFGFATGAGFATVENLSYLQAFPEAGMGTWVVRGFGTALMHGGATAIFSVMGLALLERSREAGYSAFFPGFAVAVVLHSAFNHLLQSPQIATLGIIVVLPPLLHAVFLHSEKAVGRWLGQGFDADTEMLGLINSGRLSDSPVGHYLHTLKDRFHGPVVADLLCYLRLYTELALRAKGILMMRENGFDVPVDEATHEKFAEMRYLERSIGRTGLLAIQPMLHMSHKDLWQLYMLGK, from the coding sequence ATGCATCGCGAAGCCCTGATGCCCGCGCTGGTGGGCCTGCTGCCGGTCCTGAGCTTCCTCGCCGCGCTGCTCGTCCTCGACAGCTACAAGCTGGTGAAGCTGCGCGCCGTGGTCGCGGTGGTCGCCGGCGGCGCGCTCGTTGCCATGGCGAGCTATTTCCTGAGCGATCGCCTCCTCGACCTGACCGGCATCGGCTTCCGGCCCTTCACGCGCTATGTCTCGCCGCTGACCGAGGAGTTCCTCAAGGCACTGGTCGTCGTCGCCCTGGTGCGCAGCCATCGCGTGGGATTCCTGGTGGATGCGGCGATCTTCGGCTTTGCCACGGGCGCCGGCTTCGCAACCGTGGAGAACCTTTCCTACCTGCAGGCGTTTCCGGAGGCGGGCATGGGCACCTGGGTCGTGCGCGGCTTCGGCACCGCTCTCATGCACGGGGGAGCCACGGCGATCTTCTCGGTGATGGGGCTCGCGCTGCTGGAACGGTCGCGCGAGGCGGGCTACTCCGCGTTCTTCCCGGGATTCGCGGTCGCGGTCGTTCTGCACTCGGCATTCAATCACCTGCTGCAGTCCCCGCAGATCGCCACGCTGGGCATCATCGTGGTCCTGCCGCCGCTCCTGCACGCCGTGTTCCTGCACAGCGAGAAGGCCGTGGGGCGCTGGCTGGGCCAGGGGTTCGATGCCGACACGGAGATGCTCGGGCTCATCAACTCCGGCCGCCTCTCCGATTCACCGGTCGGGCATTACCTGCACACGCTCAAGGACAGGTTTCACGGGCCGGTGGTGGCCGACCTGCTGTGCTACCTGCGGCTCTACACCGAGCTGGCGCTGCGCGCCAAGGGCATCCTGATGATGCGCGAGAACGGTTTCGACGTCCCCGTGGACGAGGCTACGCACGAGAAGTTCGCGGAGATGCGCTACCTGGAAAGAAGCATCGGCCGGACGGGGCTCCTCGCCATCCAGCCGATGCTGCACATGAGCCACAAGGACCTGTGGCAGCTCTACATGCTCGGGAAGTGA